A window of the Janthinobacterium agaricidamnosum NBRC 102515 = DSM 9628 genome harbors these coding sequences:
- a CDS encoding translocation/assembly module TamB domain-containing protein, with amino-acid sequence MSDTTPPTPPDSHVPAPAPQAARRWPRYTLIGIGSAAVLLGGALWLLGRESTLQALLDKVSSASGGQIVVSGVSGSLYNKMHLGHVSYRGKSQTITAENIDINWSPLQFFSEGIAISELHVASMVVKSTGPSEPSTLPTSLAAPFQLSIADARLDKITLQGDSGSNVIEKVHFNLSGGKTEWRLQDASAITPWGAVTANASVATNAPFKLDGKAGWAQSVPAAGEKPAALTMQVGGDLALVDIKASGSAGPASADAHLALAPFDPVIILRSASIQGRNINPGRYDATWPQAELSLDLDASIGSKQEVSGKLAISNTAAPGPLDRQRLPLHSISAQVGGTLTATTITSALLDFAQAGKFTGSGSINRDAADGPVGSALFTLHTDKIDLKAIQGSLNSTHIAGDIKLGSDGKTHTVSARLAELGKTTLRLDVQASLLDSLLSIQQARLQAGKGQLTVSGQASLKDAQQFKATASASRFNPADFGAYPVADLNAAINVDGHVAPQWLVNADVALRPSRLLNQPLSGAGKVTADARHVSGVDARLALGRNSVEVRGNFGAPGERLNWTVDARQLSAAHSDLLGSLNASGVASGTLQEPRSTFVADAKGLGLSAAKRPGVGQDSVLHASGEVGLSGAKQVADLKLTGSAQKFNPAAFGAYPSGNINADFNGGGRLGGDWKLALNLALQPASTLQNVPLTGYAKVSADASRIDSADIDLHLGPNSMQARGSFGGARDKLDWKLDAPQLASLGAQFGGVLHGNGALSGSMKAPALSLNIDGQQLRFFGEHQVKALRASASLGAGQGAADPLVSDIDVTGYSSTAFKLASARLSSKGTLAAHSLQLTARNDDFDVSATVKGGLNQGVWLGSLDALQNRGRFALALQAPAPIRVAGPKDGGLAGLMHPEQISVSNAVIKLPAGSISLQSLEKAGPRWASSGQAAGVPLNYLTQAVPDLQQTMRSDMTLGAQWNLDLRAAAGKDPALAGMLHVFREKGDITVGSEQPLLLGLRTLDARADVANSQLRMQVALDGARSGQVRLDGTVQMQQGRIAGDSPLNLTGSIDMPSLAWLGPLTGQAGLELGGALKLALTSGGTIAAPSLNGDLSGDKLVVNWADQGLKLRNGVLQAKLAGDQLQLQRLAFDGGDGKVQADGWVRFANAEASMELKLVADKLQALARPDRTLVLSGSSTLVRNDKRFSFEGKFKADRATIELASQDTPTQSDDVVVLGKAGKGTGPGGAKAAPSLPLNIDLEADLGNRFHLKGMGLDADLGGNLRIRVLDRRPPRITGSIRVDNGNYAAYGQKLSIERGVINFTGAYDNPGLNILAVRKRPEGEALSETNVEAGVEVRGTAQAPTAKLVSTPSVSDSDKLAWLILGHGTEGTAGDEMGLLTTAAGALFGGTGGGMQGKLANSLGLDEVGLSQAKGLESTVVTVGKRISSRAYLSFEQGASSASSLVKLRYKWNRRITLQFQTGTNNALDVLYTWAFD; translated from the coding sequence ATGTCCGATACCACCCCACCTACCCCGCCTGACTCCCACGTCCCCGCGCCGGCGCCACAGGCAGCGCGGCGCTGGCCGCGCTACACCCTGATCGGCATCGGTTCCGCCGCCGTGCTGCTGGGCGGCGCGCTCTGGCTGCTCGGCCGCGAATCGACGCTGCAAGCGTTGCTCGACAAGGTGTCCAGCGCCAGCGGCGGCCAGATCGTCGTCAGCGGCGTGTCCGGCTCGCTGTACAACAAGATGCACCTGGGCCACGTCAGCTACCGCGGCAAGAGCCAGACAATTACTGCCGAGAATATCGACATCAACTGGTCGCCGTTGCAGTTTTTTTCGGAAGGCATCGCGATCAGCGAATTGCACGTGGCCAGCATGGTGGTGAAAAGCACCGGCCCGTCGGAACCGTCGACCTTGCCCACCAGCCTGGCCGCGCCATTCCAGCTGAGCATCGCCGATGCGCGGCTGGACAAGATCACGCTGCAAGGCGACAGCGGCAGCAATGTGATCGAAAAAGTGCATTTCAATTTATCTGGCGGCAAGACCGAATGGCGCCTGCAAGACGCCAGCGCGATCACGCCGTGGGGCGCCGTGACCGCCAATGCCAGCGTCGCTACAAATGCTCCGTTCAAGCTGGACGGCAAGGCCGGCTGGGCGCAATCAGTGCCGGCCGCCGGTGAAAAACCGGCGGCGCTGACGATGCAAGTGGGCGGCGACCTGGCGCTGGTCGATATCAAGGCCAGCGGCAGCGCCGGCCCGGCCAGCGCCGATGCGCACCTGGCGCTGGCGCCGTTCGACCCGGTGATCATCTTGCGTTCGGCCAGCATCCAGGGCCGCAACATCAATCCCGGCCGCTACGACGCGACATGGCCGCAAGCCGAGCTGAGCCTGGATCTGGACGCAAGCATCGGCAGCAAGCAGGAAGTGTCCGGCAAGCTGGCCATCAGCAACACAGCCGCGCCCGGCCCGCTGGACCGGCAGCGCTTGCCGCTGCACAGCATCAGCGCGCAAGTGGGCGGCACGCTGACCGCGACCACCATCACCAGCGCGCTGCTCGACTTTGCCCAGGCCGGCAAATTCACCGGCAGCGGCAGTATCAACCGCGATGCGGCGGATGGCCCGGTCGGCAGCGCGCTGTTCACCTTGCACACCGACAAGATCGACCTGAAGGCGATCCAGGGCAGCCTGAACAGCACTCATATCGCCGGCGACATCAAGCTCGGCAGCGACGGCAAGACGCATACCGTCAGCGCCAGGCTGGCCGAACTGGGCAAGACCACCTTGCGGCTCGACGTGCAGGCCAGCCTGCTCGACTCGCTGCTCAGCATCCAGCAGGCGCGCTTGCAAGCCGGCAAGGGGCAATTGACTGTCAGCGGCCAGGCCAGCTTGAAAGATGCACAGCAATTCAAGGCCACGGCCAGCGCCAGCCGTTTTAATCCGGCCGATTTCGGCGCCTATCCGGTGGCCGACCTGAACGCCGCTATCAACGTCGACGGCCATGTGGCGCCGCAATGGCTGGTCAACGCCGACGTGGCGCTGCGCCCCAGCCGCTTGCTGAACCAGCCATTGAGCGGAGCCGGCAAAGTCACCGCCGATGCGCGGCATGTCAGCGGCGTCGACGCCAGGCTGGCGCTGGGCCGGAACTCGGTCGAGGTGCGCGGCAACTTCGGCGCGCCGGGCGAGCGCTTGAACTGGACAGTCGACGCGCGCCAATTGTCGGCCGCGCACAGCGACTTGCTGGGCTCCCTCAACGCCAGCGGCGTCGCCAGCGGTACGCTGCAGGAACCGCGCAGCACCTTTGTCGCCGACGCCAAAGGCCTGGGCCTGAGCGCCGCCAAACGGCCGGGAGTGGGCCAGGACAGCGTGCTGCACGCCAGCGGCGAAGTCGGCTTGAGCGGAGCGAAACAGGTCGCCGACCTGAAGCTGACCGGCTCCGCGCAGAAATTCAATCCCGCCGCCTTTGGCGCTTATCCGAGCGGCAATATCAATGCCGATTTTAATGGCGGCGGCCGCCTCGGCGGCGACTGGAAACTGGCGCTGAACCTGGCCTTGCAACCGGCTTCGACGCTGCAAAATGTGCCGCTGACCGGGTACGCCAAGGTCAGCGCCGATGCCAGCCGCATCGACAGCGCCGACATCGATCTGCACCTGGGACCGAACAGCATGCAGGCGCGCGGCAGTTTTGGCGGCGCGCGCGACAAGCTGGACTGGAAACTGGATGCGCCGCAACTGGCCAGCCTGGGTGCGCAATTTGGCGGCGTGTTGCATGGCAATGGCGCTTTGTCCGGCAGCATGAAAGCGCCGGCGCTGAGCTTGAATATCGATGGCCAGCAACTGCGTTTCTTTGGCGAACACCAGGTCAAGGCGCTGCGCGCCAGCGCCAGCCTCGGCGCCGGCCAGGGCGCGGCCGATCCGCTGGTCAGCGATATCGACGTGACCGGCTATAGCAGCACCGCCTTCAAGCTGGCCAGCGCGCGCCTGTCGAGCAAGGGTACCCTGGCGGCGCACAGCCTGCAACTGACGGCGCGCAACGATGACTTCGACGTGTCGGCCACGGTCAAGGGCGGCTTGAATCAGGGTGTGTGGCTTGGCAGCCTGGACGCGCTGCAAAACCGCGGCCGCTTTGCGCTGGCCTTGCAGGCGCCGGCGCCGATCCGGGTCGCCGGTCCCAAGGATGGCGGCCTGGCGGGACTGATGCATCCGGAACAGATCTCCGTATCGAATGCCGTCATCAAATTGCCGGCCGGTAGCATCAGCCTGCAAAGCCTGGAAAAAGCCGGGCCGCGCTGGGCCAGCAGCGGCCAGGCGGCCGGCGTGCCGCTGAATTACCTGACCCAAGCGGTGCCGGATTTGCAGCAAACCATGCGCAGCGACATGACCCTCGGCGCGCAATGGAATCTGGATCTGCGAGCGGCGGCCGGCAAGGACCCCGCGCTGGCCGGCATGCTGCATGTCTTCCGCGAAAAAGGCGACATCACGGTCGGCAGCGAACAGCCTCTGCTGCTCGGCTTGCGCACGCTCGATGCGCGCGCCGACGTCGCCAACAGCCAGTTGCGCATGCAAGTCGCGCTGGACGGCGCGCGTTCCGGCCAGGTGCGCCTGGACGGCACGGTGCAAATGCAGCAAGGCCGCATCGCCGGCGACAGCCCGCTGAACTTGACCGGCAGTATCGACATGCCATCGCTGGCGTGGCTGGGGCCGCTGACCGGGCAAGCGGGACTGGAGCTGGGCGGCGCGCTGAAACTGGCGCTGACCAGCGGCGGCACCATCGCCGCGCCCTCGCTGAACGGCGACCTCAGCGGCGATAAACTGGTCGTCAACTGGGCCGACCAGGGCTTGAAACTGCGCAATGGCGTATTGCAGGCAAAATTGGCCGGCGACCAGTTGCAATTGCAACGCCTCGCCTTCGATGGCGGCGACGGCAAGGTGCAGGCCGACGGCTGGGTGCGCTTTGCAAATGCCGAAGCCAGCATGGAATTGAAACTGGTGGCCGACAAGCTGCAGGCACTGGCGCGGCCCGACCGCACGCTGGTACTCAGCGGCAGCAGCACGCTGGTGCGCAACGACAAGCGCTTCAGCTTCGAAGGCAAGTTCAAGGCCGACCGCGCCACCATCGAACTGGCGTCGCAAGATACGCCGACCCAGAGCGATGACGTGGTGGTGCTGGGCAAGGCCGGCAAGGGCACCGGTCCCGGCGGCGCCAAGGCGGCGCCGTCGCTGCCGCTGAATATCGACCTGGAAGCCGACCTCGGCAACCGTTTCCATTTAAAAGGCATGGGCCTGGACGCCGACCTGGGCGGCAACCTGCGCATCCGCGTGCTGGACCGCCGCCCGCCGCGCATCACCGGCAGCATCCGCGTCGACAATGGCAACTATGCCGCCTACGGCCAGAAGCTGAGCATCGAACGGGGCGTGATCAACTTCACCGGCGCCTACGACAATCCGGGCTTGAACATCCTGGCGGTGCGCAAGCGGCCGGAAGGCGAAGCCTTATCCGAAACCAACGTCGAGGCCGGGGTCGAAGTGCGCGGCACGGCGCAGGCGCCGACCGCCAAGCTGGTATCGACGCCCTCGGTGTCGGACAGCGACAAACTGGCGTGGCTGATCCTCGGCCATGGCACCGAAGGCACGGCCGGCGATGAAATGGGCTTGCTGACCACGGCGGCCGGCGCATTGTTCGGCGGCACCGGCGGCGGTATGCAAGGCAAGCTGGCCAACTCGCTGGGACTCGATGAAGTGGGATTATCGCAAGCCAAGGGCCTGGAAAGCACCGTCGTAACGGTCGGCAAGCGCATCTCGTCGCGCGCCTACCTGAGCTTCGAGCAAGGCGCCAGTTCGGCGTCCAGCCTGGTCAAACTGCGCTATAAATGGAACCGGCGCATCACCTTGCAATTCCAGACCGGCACCAATAATGCCCTGGACGTGTTGTACACCTGGGCATTCGATTAA